The genomic stretch GACTGACCCATTCGTTGGCCAGCTTATCTTCTTCCGTGTTTACTCCGGTGTAATGAAATCTGGCGACACAATCTACAACCCAATCAAGGGTAAGAAAGAGCGTGTTGGACGTTTGTTGCAAATGCATGCAAACGAACGTGAAGAAATTAAAGAAGTATTCGCTGGCGATATCGCAGCTGCAGTTGGTCTGAAAGACGCAACTACAGGCGAAACATTGTGTGATCCAGATAGCATCGTTATTTTGGAGCGCATGGTATTCCCAGAGCCAGTGATCTCTCAGGCTGTAGAGCCAAAGACAAAAGCCGACCAAGAAAAAATGGGTCTTGCTTTGAATCGTTTGGCACAAGAAGATCCTTCTTTCCGCGTAAAGACAGACGAAGAATCTGGTCAAACAATTATTTCCGGCATGGGCGAGCTCCACTTGGAAATTTTGGTTGATCGCATGAAGCGTGAGTTTAGCGTTGAAGCAACTGTTGGTAAGCCACAAGTTGCCTATCGCGAAACAATTCGTAAAGTTTGCGAAGAGATCGAAGGTAAATTCGTTAAGCAGTCTGGTGGTCGTGGTCAATACGGTCACGTGGTACTGAAGTTAGAGCCACAGGCGCCAGGTAAAGGTTTTGAATTCGTTGACGCTATTAAGGGCGGTGTTGTTCCACGTGAATACATACCTGCAGTAGAAAAAGGAATTATCGAAACATTGAACTCCGGTATTTTGGCTGGCTATCCAGTTGTAGATATCAAAGCAACATTGTTCTTCGGTTCATACCATGATGTTGACTCCAACGAAAACGCATTTAAGATGGCGGGCTCGATGGCATTCAAAGACGGTATGCGCAAAGCATCACCAGTGTTGCTAGAACCAATGATGGCTGTTGAAGTTGAAACACCAGAAGATTTCATGGGTAACGTAATGGGTGACCTCTCATCACGTCGCGGTATTTTGCAAGGTATGGATGACATTCCAGGGGGCGGCAAGATCGTTCGCGCTGAAGTGCCATTGGCAGAGATGTTTGGTTACTCAACTGGCTTGCGCTCGTTGACCCAAGGTCGCGCTACCTACACCATGGAATTTAAGCATTATTCCGAAGCACCAAAGAACGTAGCTGAAGCAGTGATGGCTGCTAAAGCGAAGTAATTTATCCACATTATTTTGAATATTGACTAGCTAAGAAGGCAGACAAAAAAATGGCAAAAGAAAAGTTTGAGCGGACAAAACCGCACGTAAACGTTGGCACAATCGGTCACGTTGACCACGGTAAAACCACATTGACAGCAGCTATTGCAACCGTGCTTTCAAAAGCATTCGGTGGCGAAGCAAAAGCATACGATCAGATCGATGCTGCTCCAGAAGAAAAAGCACGCGGTATTACGATTAATACAGCACACGTTGAGTATGAGACAGCGAATCGTCACTACGCGCACGTGGATTGCCCAGGACATGCTGACTACGTTAAGAACATGATTACTGGTGCTGCTCAGATGGACGGCGCTATTTTGGTTTGCTCTGCAGCTGACGGCCCAATGCCACAAACTCGTGAGCACATCCTCTTGGCACGCCAAGTTGGTGTTCCATACATCATCGTGTTCTTGAACAAGTGCGACATGGTGGATGACGCTGAGTTGTTAGAGCTCGTAGAAATGGAAGTTCGTGAGCTTTTATCTAAGTACGACTTCCCAGGTGATGACACACCAATCGTTCAAGGCTCTGCTAAGTTAGCGCTTGAAGGCGACGAAGGCCCATTGGGCAAAGAAGCCATCATGAAGTTGGCCGAAGCGCTTGACTCTTACATCCCAACTCCAGAGCGTGCTGTTGACGGTGCGTTCTTGATGCCAGTAGAGGACGTGTTCTCTATCTCTGGTCGCGGTACTGTGGTTACAGGCCGTATCGAGCGCGGTATCGTTAAAGTTGGTGAAGAGATTGAAATTATCGGTATCAAGCCAACACTCAAGACAACTTGTACTGGTGTTGAAATGTTCCGCAAATTGCTCGACCAAGGTCAAGCAGGCGATAACGTTGGTATCTTGTTACGCGGTACAAAACGTGAAGAAGTTGAGCGCGGCCAAGTATTGGCTAAGCCAGGTTCAATCACCCCACATACTCACTTTACAGCCGAGGTTTACATCTTGGGTAAAGATGAAGGTGGTCGTCATACTCCATTCTTTAACAACTATCGTCCACAGTTTTACTTCCGTACTACGGACGTAACTGGTTCAATCGAGTTGCCAAAAGACAAAGAAATGGTAATGCCTGGTGATAACGTGACTATTACCGTCAAACTCATCGCTCCAATCGCGATGGAAGAAGGTTTACGTTTTGCGATCCGTGAAGGTGGCCGTACTGTTGGCGCCGGCGTGGTTGCAAAGATTTTGGCTTAATAGCAGTAAAAAATATTTAGCGGTTTGCTAACCGGTGACGTCCGTGCTGCGGATGTCACCGAGCTCTTTAGAAATATAACGTGGCAGCACCACAACGCTCTTTGGAATTAATATGCAAAACCAAAAAATTCGTATTCGTCTTAAAGCATTTGATTACCGTTTGATCGACCAGTCTGCAGCTGAAATCGTTGATACAGCTAAACGTACTGGTGCTGTTGTTAAGGGTCCAGTACCTTTGCCAACACGTATTGAGCGCTTTGACATTCTGCGTTCACCACACGTAAACAAGACTTCACGTGACCAGTTAGAGATTCGTACCCATCTGCGTTTGATGGATATCGTTGATCCTACAGAGAAAACTGTGGATGCCTTGATGAAATTAGACCTCCCAGCAGGTGTGGACGTCGAAATTAAGTTGCAGTAATTCAGTATTTCCAGTCTTAGCGCTTGCCAAGACTGGCCTTTCGGGATAGAATCAAAGGCTTCGCTGAATTATTTGGGCGGATTTAAAGGTTTTATCAGCATTAAAAACGTTGTAAGTTATTGATTTAGAAGTATTTTTACTTGTAAATCACTTAAATTAATTTTGCCGACCAATCGAAGTCGGCGTGGAGCATGAATATGAGCTTAGGCTTAATCGGTCGCAAGATCGGCATGACCCGTCTATTTACGGACGAAGGGGAAGCAATTCCTGTCACCGTAATTGACGTGAGCGACAACAGAATCGCTCAAATCAAGACCCAGGCAACTGATGGCTATGATGCTATCCAGTTGGCACATGGCACACGTAGAGCTACTCGCGTTACCAAAGCAATGGCTGGTCACTTCGCTAAAGCGGGTGTGATGGCTGGTAACGGTCTCAACGAATTTCATTTAGATGCAGCAAAAATCGCAGAAATGACACCAGGACAAGTAATTCCTGCTGATACTGCATTTTCTGCTGGCCAAAAAGTGGATGTACAAGGTGTAACGATTGGTAAAGGCTATGCCGGTACTATCAAGCGCCATCACTTTGCTTCAGGTCGCGCATCACACGGTAACTCACGTTCACATAACGTGCCAGGTTCTATCGGTATGGCGCAAGATCCAGGTCGTGTTTTCCCAGGTAAGCGCATGACAGGCCACCTTGGTGACGAAACACGCACTGTACAAAATTTAGTCATCGCACGCATTGATGCAGAACGCAATCTCATCATGGTTAAAGGCGCTATTCCAGGTGCCCCAGGCGGTAAAGTTATTGTTACTCCAGCGGTGAAGACACCGTTGAAGAAGAAATAAGGAGAGCGAATATGGAACTTAAGCTTCTCCAAGATAACGGTACTTTGGGCGCAGGCGTTCAAGCCTCACCAGAAGTATTCGAGCGCGAATATAACGAGGCATTGGTACACCAAGTAGTTGTGGCTTACCAAGCGAATGCACGAAGTGGTAACCGTGCACAAAAAGACCGTGAGCAAGTTAAGCACACAACCAAGAAACCTTGGCGTCAAAAAGGTACTGGTCGTGCACGTGCTGGTATGAGCTCTTCCCCGCTGTGGCGTGGAGGTGGTCGTATATTCCCGAATTCACCTGAAGAAAATTTCAGCCAAAAAGTAAACAAGAAAATGTACCGCGCTGGTATGAGATCAATTTTGTCTCAGTTAGCTCGCGAAGGTCGTTTGAATGTTGTTGACCAATTTAATCTTGATGCTCCAAAGACTAAAGTTTTAGCTGACAAAGTTAAAGCAATGGGCTTGGATTCAGTCTTGATCATCGTTGATCAGGTTAGCGAGAATTTGTACTTGGCATCACGCAACTTGCATAAGGTTGCTGTATGTGAGCCACAGCACGCTGATCCATTAGCTTTAGTTCAATACAAAAAAGTATTGGTAAGCAAAGCAGCGATCGCAAAAATTGAGGAGTTGCTGAAATGAGCCAAGTCCGTAAAAACGATCACAGCTTGATGAAGGTTCTGCTTGGACCGGTTATCTCTGAAAAAGCCACTATGGTTGCAGAGAAAAACGAACAAGTGGTATTCCAAGTTACACGCGACGCTAATAAGAGCGATGTGAAACAAGCGGTTGAGTTGCTCTTTAAAGTGCAAGTTGACTCTGTTCAAATCGTGAATCAAAAAGGTAAGCCAAAGCGCTATGGCCGTTTTGAAGGTCGTCGTGACCATACTAAGAAGGCCTACGTTAGCTTGAAGCCAGGTCAAGAAATTAACTTTGAAGCGGAGGCGAATTAATCATGCCTTTGATGAAGACAAAACCGACCTCACCAGGTCGTCGCTCAATGGTCAAGGTGGTAAATCCTGACCTGCATAAAGGTAAACCTTTTGCAGCGTTGGTAGAGCCACAGTTCCAAAAAGCAGGTCGTAACAATAATGGTCACATCACTACCCGTCATAAAGGTGGTGGTCATAAGCATCACTATCGTGTTGTTGATTTCAAACGCAATGACAAAGATGGTATTCCAGCAAAAGTAGAGCGCTTGGAATACGATCCAAACCGCAGTGCAAATATTGCATTGATCGTGTTTGCTGATGGTGAGCGTCGCTATATTCTTGCTGCAAAAGGCATGACTGTTGGTCAGGCATTGATGACTGGTGCTGAAGCCCCAATCAAGTCTGGTAACAATTTGCCAATTCGTAACATTCCAGTTGGTAGCACGATTCACTGTGTAGAAATGTTGCCGGGCAAAGGTGCTCAAATCGCACGTTCTGCTGGTGGTTCTGCAGTGTTATTGGCTCGTGAAGGTGTATACGCTCAGGTGCGCTTGCGCTCTGGTGAAGTACGTCGTATTTTGATCGATTGCCGTGCCACTATTGGTGAAGTTGGTAATGAAGAGCATAGCTTGCGCGTTATCGGTAAAGCTGGTGCAAATCGCTGGCGTGGTATTCGCCCGACCGTTCGCGGTGTGGCAATGAACCCAGTAGATCACCCACACGGTGGTGGTGAAGGTAGAACTGGCGAAGGCCGTGTACCTGTCTCCCCATGGGGCACACCAACCAAAGGTTATCGTACACGTCGCAATAAGCGTACAACTTCGATGATCGTTCAACGTCGTCAAAAACGTTAAGCGATAAGGATAAATAGATATGACACGTTCAGCTAAAAAAGGCCCATTTTGCGACGCCAGCTTAGTAAAAAAAGTTGAAGTTGCACAAGCCAACAAGGACAAAAAGCCGATCAAAACTTGGTCACGCCGTTCAACAATCCTCCCAGACTTTATTGGTCTGACGATTGCTGTACATAACGGTCGTCAACACGTTCCGGTATATGTATCAGAAAACATGGTGGGTCATAAGTTAGGCGAATTTGCCTTGACCCGTACTTTCAAAGGTCACGCTGCTGACAAGAAAGTAACGAAGAAGTAAGGGGATGATGATGGAAGTTAAAGCTATTCACAAGGGCGCCCGCATTTCTGCGCAAAAGACACGTTTGGTCGCTGACCAAATCCGTGGTTTGCCAATTGCTCGCGCTATGAACATTTTGAATTTCAGCCCCAAGAAAGCTGCCTTCATTGTGAAGAAAGTTGTTGAGTCCGCAATGGCCAACGCTGAACACAATAAGGGTGCTGATATTGATGAGCTCAAGGTTTCAACAATTATTGTTGATAAGGGTACTTCCTTGAAGCGCTTCACAGCACGCGCAAAGGGTCGTGGTAACCAAATCGAAAAACAAACATGTCACATTACCGTGACCTTGAGTAACTAAGGGAAGATATGGGACAAAAGATAAACCCAACCGGATTCCGACTCTCGGTAACGAAGAACTGGACATCAAAGTGGTATGCAAACAATACTGATTTTGCGAAGATGCTTAAAGAGGACGTAGATGTCCGCATCTATCTCAAGAAGAAGTTGAAGAATGCATCAGTAAGTAAAGTCATTATTGAGCGTCCTGCAAAGAACGCGCGCATCACAATTTACAGCTCACGCCCAGGTGTTGTGATCGGTAAAAAAGGTGAAGATATTGAAGTTCTCCGTCGCGAACTCCAGAAGCGTATGGGCGTTCCAGTCCATGTGAATATTGAAGAAATTCGCAAGCCTGAAGTTGATGCTCAGTTGATCGCTGACTCTATTACTCAACAGTTAGAGAAGCGCATCATGTTCCGTCGTGCAATGAAGCGTGCAATGCAAAATGCAATGCGCCTTGGTGCACAAGGAATCAAGATCATGTCTTCTGGTCGTTTGAATGGCGCTGAAATTGCACGTCGCGAATGGTACCGTGAAGGTCGTGTTCCTCTTCATACACTGAAGGCTGATATTGATTACGCAACTTCAGAAGCGGAAACAACATACGGCATCATCGGTGTAAAAGTTTGGGTATACAAAGGCGATACATTAGGTCGCGGTGCTGATGCTGTAGCAGTAACGGTAGAGCCAGCAGCTGAAGAGAAAAAGCCACGTCGCGCACCAGCTAAAACAACCGCACGTAAACCAGCAGCTGACAGCAAGCCTTTAGTTGCTGCTAAGCCAGCAGTGAAGCGTGCACCGAAAGCCGTTGAAGCCGTAAGTGCTGAAGCGCAGAAGTCAGGAGAGTAAGCATGCTACAACCAAAGCGTCGTAAGTATCGCAAGGAACAAAAGGGACGTAACACTGGCGTGGCAACACGCGGTAGTTCAGTAGCCTTTGGTGACTTTGGATTGAAAGCTATTGGCCGTGGTCGTTTGACTGCACGTCAGATTGAGTCTGCACGTCGCGCAATGACACGTCACATTAAGCGTGGTGGTCGTATCTGGATCCGTATTTTCCCAGACAAGCCAATTTCACAAAAGCCAGCTGAAGTACGTATGGGTAACGGTAAAGGTAACCCAGAGTACTACGTAGCAGAAATTCAACCAGGCAAGATTTTGTACGAGATGGATGGTGTGGATGAAGGTTTGGCACGTGAGGCTTTCAAGCTTGCTGCTGCTAAGTTGCCATTGCAAACCACTTTCGTGATTCGCCACTTAGGTTGATCGGGATAGAGATTATGAAAAAGACAGAATTAGCATCCAAAGATCTGGTTGCCTTGAATGCAGAATTAACAGAGCTTTTGAAGACTAGCTTCAAACTCCGTATGCAAAAGGGTACTCAGCAACTCACCAACACCAGCCAATTGGGTAAAACTAAGCGTGAAATTGCTCGCGTAAAGACCTTTATTACTCAAAAAACTGCACAGAAATAAGGAAAAAGGGATATGACAGAATTATCTAAACCCTTGCGCCGCACCCTTGTGGGTCGTGTCGTTAGCGACAAAATGCAAAAAACTGTGACTGTGCTAGTTGAGCGCCAAGTAAAACATGCGCTTTATGGCAAATATGTTGGACAGTCCAAAAAATACCATGCTCATGACGAAGCTGGTCAATACAAGATGGGTGATACCGTTGAAATTGCTGAATCTAAGCCAATTTCACGTACTAAGTCTTGGGTTGTAACCCGTTTAGTTCAAGAATCAAAAGGTATTTAAAGAAATATTAGGGATTTTGGCGAACTTTCTTGCCAAATCCCTGTTTTGCGTAGTATGATAGAAGGCTTCTCTGGTTTTATTGGGAGAAGCAGTGTTTTTTCATTAATTCCGGGTTTTAACTTTCGTTGAAGCCCATAGACGGAACCAAGACTGTTTGCCTTTGGCTAACAAGTTGGGGATTAAAAAATGATTCAGACCGAAAGTAGATTACAGGTCGCCGACAACACAGGCGCCAGTGAAGTTTTGTGCATCAAGGTATTGGGCGGCTCTAAGCGTCGTTACGCCAGTATCGGTGATGTCATTAAAGTGACTGTAAAGTCCGCTGCTCCACGTGGCCGTGTAAAAAAAGGTGACATTTATAACGCCGTAGTAGTGAGAACTGCTAAGGGTGTTCGCCGTCCAGACGGCTCATTGATTAAGTTCGATGGAAACGCTGCGGTATTGCTCAACGCTAAGTTAGAGCCAATCGGCACACGTATCTTTGGACCAGTGACGCGTGAGTTGCGTACTGAGAAGTTCATGAAGATCGTTTCTCTCGCCCCCGAAGTTATTTAAGAGGCTGATATGAAAAAGATTCGTAAAGGTGATTCAGTAGTTCTGTTGACTGGCCGCGATAAGGGCAAGCAAGGAACAGTTACAGCCGTTCTCGAGAACAAATTAGTAATCGAAGGCGTAAATATTTACAAAAAGAGCGTTAAGCCAAATCCAGCAGCCGGTGTTACTGGCGGCATGATTGACAAGACGATGCCTGTTCACATTTCTAATGTGGCTGTGGTTGACGGTAACGGCAAACCATCACGTGTTGGTATCAAACTCGTGGACGGTAAAAAGCAACGTTTCCTCAAAACCACTGGCGCAACTTTAAGCGCATAAGGGGCACGGAGAAATTATGAGCACACGTTTTCAAGAACACTATCAAGCTAAAGTTGTTGCTGATTTGATCGCCAAGTTTGGTTACAAGTCAGTAATGGAAGTTCCACGTATCACCAAGGTAACCCTGAATATGGGCTTGGGCGATGCAGTGAACGACAAGAAAATTATCGAAAATGCAGTTGGTGATTTGACTAAAGTAGCAGGTCAAAAGCCAGTTGTGACAAAAGCAAAAAAAGCGATTGCTGGTTTCAAAATTCGTCAAGGTTACCCAATCGGTGCCATGGTCACATTGCGTGGTGCACGCATGTATGAATTTTTAGACCGTTTCGTGACTGTTGCTTTGCCACGCGTACGTGACTTCCGCGGAATTTCCGGTAAGGCATTTGACGGCCGTGGTAACTACAACATCGGCGTTAAAGAGCAAATCATTTTCCCTGAAATCGAATACGACAAAATTGATGCCCTCCGTGGTCTCAATATCAGTATTACGACGACCGCTAAGACTGACGAAGAAGCAAAAGCTTTGTTAGCAGCGTTCAAATTCCCTTTCCGCAATTAAGAGGCTAACGTGGCAAAACTATCCCTAATTGAGCGCGAGAATAAGCGCACAAAAACTGTAGAGAAGTACGCTGTAAAGCGTGCTGAACTCAAGGCAATCATTGCTGATCAATCACGCAGCGATGAAGAGCGCTATGAAGCTCGCTTGAAGCTACAGGCACTCCCACGTAACGCAAGCCCGATTCGTCAAAGAAATCGTTGTTCATTAACCGGTCGTCCGCGCGGCGTATTTAGCAAGTTTGGTTTAGCGCGTAGCAAAATTCGTGAAATCGCCTTCCGTGGCGAAATCCCCGGTTTAACCAAGGCCAGCTGGTAAGCGGCGAAAGAATTAGGAGAACTCATGAGTATCAGCGATCCAATCGCCGACATGTTGACAAGGATCCGCAATGCGCAAGCAGTGCAGAAACCCGTAGTCTTGATGCCGTCGTCAAAAGTTAAAGTAGCTATTGCAAAAGTCTTGCAGGATGAAGGTTATATCGATAGTTTTGAAATCAAAGGTGAAGCAGCTAAGCCAGTGCTACACATTGAACTCAAATACTACGCAGGCCGCCCTGTTATTGAGCGTATTGACCGTGTATCTACACCAAGTCTGCGTATCTACAAAGGCCGTCACGACATTCCTGAAGTAATGAATGGCTTGGGCATTGCAATTATTTCAACCCCACAAGGCGTAATGACAGACCGCAAAGCACGTGCAAACGGCGTTGGTGGTGAAGTTATTTGCTACGTCGCGTAAGGAGAGAAATATGTCCCGCGTTGGTAAATCACCTATTCCAGTCCCTAAGGGCGCTGAAATCAGCATCAACGGTGCAAACATTACTGTTAAAGGCCCATTAGGTACTTTGACACACAACTTGCATCCTTCTGTTGGTTTGAAACAAGAAGATGGCGTATTGACAGTTGTTTTAAATAACGACACACCAGAAGCTGGTGCACAGTCAGGTACAGCCCGTGCTTTAGTAAACAACATGGTTGTTGGCGTAACTACTGGCTTTGAGCGCAAGCTCAGCTTGGTAGGCGTTGGTTACCGTGCTGCTGCTCAAGGCGAATCATTGAAGTTGCAGTTAGGTTTCTCGCACGACATTATTTACAACCTGCCAAAAGGTGTAAAAGCTGAGACCCCTACTCAAACTGAAATCATTATCAAAGGTTCCAACAAGCAGCAAGTTGGCCAGGTTGCAGCTGAAGTTCGCGCATACCGTTCACCAGAGCCATACAAAGGCAAAGGTGTTCGCTACGTGGATGAGGTTGTACATCTGAAAGAAACTAAGAAGAAGTAAGCGAGATTAGAAAATGAATAAAGACGAATCCAGACAAAGACGTGCTAGGCAGACTCGCATTCGCATTGCCGAAGCATTGGCAAATCGCTTAACAGTTATCCGTAGCAATTCACATATCTCTGCACAGGTATATAGCCCATGTGGAACCAAGGTTGTGGCAGCTGCCTCATCAATGGAAAAGGAATTGCGCCAAGCGATCAAAAACGGCGGCAACGCTGAAGCGGCTAAACAAATCGGCAAACTAGTTGCTGAGCGTGCTGTTAAAGCAGGCGTTGTTGATGTTGCTTTTGATCGTTCTGGTCATCGTTATCACGGCCGTATTAAGGCCTTAGCTGAAGCTGCGCGTGAAGCCGGCCTGAAGTTCTAATAGGGTTTAGGAAAAAACATGGCAAAAATGCAAACCAAGATGCAAAACGAAGAGCGTGATGATGGTCTTCGCGAGAAGATGATCGCTGTTAATCGTGTAACTAAAGTGGTTAAGGGTGGTCGTATTCTCGGCTTCGCTGCACTCACTGTAGTTGGCGATGGCGATGGTCGTATCGGCATGGGTAAAGGTAAATCAAAAGAAGTTCCAGTTGCTGTTCAAAAGGCAATGGACGAAGCACGTCGCAAGATGATCAAAGTTTCCTTGCGTAAAGGTACTTTGCAGCACACTGTGATTGGTAAGCATGGCGCGTCACGCGTGATGATTTCTCCAGCTAAAGACGGTACTGGCGTTATTGCTGGTGGCCCAATGCGCGCAATTTTCGATGTAATGGGTGTAACAAACGTTGTTGCTAAGTCACTTGGCTCAACAAACCCTTACAACATGGTTCGTGCAACGATTGATGGTTTAAGCAAGATGAGCACTCCTTCTGAAATTGCTGCTAAGCGCGGTAAGTCAGTTGAAGAGATTCTCGGCTAAGACCAAAAGATTAGGAATCTATAAATGACAACATCTAACTCCAAAGTCAAACTGCAATTAGTGCGCAGCTTGATCGGTACACGCGAAAGCCACCGTGCAACAGTTCGTGGTTTAGGCCTCGGACGTATCAATTCTGTTTCGGAATTGGAAGACACTCCAGCTGTTCGCGGAATGATTAATAAAGTTTCTTATCTAGTTAAAGTCATTGGCTAATAACTAGCAAGTAAATAGGCGAAGAATATGCAACTCAATACACTCAAACCCGCAGAGGGATCCAAGAAAAACCGTCGTCGCGTAGGTCGCGGCATCGGCTCTGGTCTTGGTAAAACTGCTGGCCGCGGTCACAAAGGTCAAAAATCACGTTCAGGCGGATTCCACAAAGTTGGATTCGAAGGCGGACAGATGCCGATGTATCGTCGTTTGCCAAAGCGCGGTTTCGTATCTTTGACACGTCGTCACGTTGGTCAAATTACTTTGAACGACTTAGCAAAAATTAACTTGCCAGAAGTGGACTTGTTAGTTTTGAGAGCGCATGGTTTTGCTGGTGAGCAAATCAATGCAGTCAAAGTGATTAAGACTGGTGAGCTTTCGATTGCTGTGACTCTTAAAGGTATTACAGTAACAGCGGGTGCAAAAGCAGCTATTGAAGCGGCTGGC from Polynucleobacter sp. AP-Jannik-300A-C4 encodes the following:
- the rplE gene encoding 50S ribosomal protein L5, which produces MSTRFQEHYQAKVVADLIAKFGYKSVMEVPRITKVTLNMGLGDAVNDKKIIENAVGDLTKVAGQKPVVTKAKKAIAGFKIRQGYPIGAMVTLRGARMYEFLDRFVTVALPRVRDFRGISGKAFDGRGNYNIGVKEQIIFPEIEYDKIDALRGLNISITTTAKTDEEAKALLAAFKFPFRN
- the rpsN gene encoding 30S ribosomal protein S14, coding for MAKLSLIERENKRTKTVEKYAVKRAELKAIIADQSRSDEERYEARLKLQALPRNASPIRQRNRCSLTGRPRGVFSKFGLARSKIREIAFRGEIPGLTKASW
- the rpsH gene encoding 30S ribosomal protein S8 yields the protein MSISDPIADMLTRIRNAQAVQKPVVLMPSSKVKVAIAKVLQDEGYIDSFEIKGEAAKPVLHIELKYYAGRPVIERIDRVSTPSLRIYKGRHDIPEVMNGLGIAIISTPQGVMTDRKARANGVGGEVICYVA
- the rplF gene encoding 50S ribosomal protein L6, which produces MSRVGKSPIPVPKGAEISINGANITVKGPLGTLTHNLHPSVGLKQEDGVLTVVLNNDTPEAGAQSGTARALVNNMVVGVTTGFERKLSLVGVGYRAAAQGESLKLQLGFSHDIIYNLPKGVKAETPTQTEIIIKGSNKQQVGQVAAEVRAYRSPEPYKGKGVRYVDEVVHLKETKKK
- the rplR gene encoding 50S ribosomal protein L18, which gives rise to MNKDESRQRRARQTRIRIAEALANRLTVIRSNSHISAQVYSPCGTKVVAAASSMEKELRQAIKNGGNAEAAKQIGKLVAERAVKAGVVDVAFDRSGHRYHGRIKALAEAAREAGLKF
- the rpsE gene encoding 30S ribosomal protein S5; translated protein: MAKMQTKMQNEERDDGLREKMIAVNRVTKVVKGGRILGFAALTVVGDGDGRIGMGKGKSKEVPVAVQKAMDEARRKMIKVSLRKGTLQHTVIGKHGASRVMISPAKDGTGVIAGGPMRAIFDVMGVTNVVAKSLGSTNPYNMVRATIDGLSKMSTPSEIAAKRGKSVEEILG
- the rpmD gene encoding 50S ribosomal protein L30; amino-acid sequence: MTTSNSKVKLQLVRSLIGTRESHRATVRGLGLGRINSVSELEDTPAVRGMINKVSYLVKVIG
- the rplO gene encoding 50S ribosomal protein L15 — encoded protein: MQLNTLKPAEGSKKNRRRVGRGIGSGLGKTAGRGHKGQKSRSGGFHKVGFEGGQMPMYRRLPKRGFVSLTRRHVGQITLNDLAKINLPEVDLLVLRAHGFAGEQINAVKVIKTGELSIAVTLKGITVTAGAKAAIEAAGGKLVDLV